A window of Fusarium musae strain F31 chromosome 1, whole genome shotgun sequence genomic DNA:
GTACAGAGGGTAAAAGTCCAAGGCTTCTACCAGCGGCAAGCTCTGACTGCTGCGCTTCAAGTTGACCTCATGGATAAGGTCCAGAAGGCAAATGATATCACCAAAGTGAATAAGGGGGCATTGATAAATGCCAAGGGTGGTAATATGAGGGCAAGCACGCAGGATGCATGCCAACAGTCGTCGGTCGAGAAGCGGGGTTTTCTGAAAGTGAAGAACACGAATATTTGTCCTTCTGTTGAAGATGCTTGTGACTATGATTTGTGAGTGAAAACACAGGTGTAGAAGGCAATGGAACTTACGGAGGCCGAACATATTCTTCAGTGCGACTGGCTTTGACATGCGATAGTCGAGATACTCGGGTTGGTCGACATAGTCTCTCATCATGTCCTCGAGGTTACTAATGTCTGGGATGGACCTGGCCATGTTGATCACAACCTGCGGTGGCTTTGTGCCTCTGTTGAGACAGCGCAAGACTTCCGGACTCAGCCCCTCGGCTTGTGTCAGTTTTTCGTCGGGATGCCAAGCAGGTCGCTCTGTAGGACCACATTTAGAGTAAATCCAGTTGATCAGGTCGATGATTTCCTTCCGAATACGTTCTTCGTGTGTTCGTGATTCCTGGTGGGCAGGCGACTTGATGAAAGCTCCCTGAGAAATCTTTGGGAAAAGACACAGAAAAACGTGACCAGATGGTTTGCTATGGAACTTGTTGGTAGTGAAATCCCAGATAGCCATACCCTTGGAAAGGGCGTCCCATTCTTGGGGGCGAGCAAGAGCAAGCTTTTCAAGATGCTTGATGCCAAGCGAAGCAAGTTGCTGTGCAATCAGGAGGCCTTGCGGGTGTGTTCCGTCGAAGACTTCCTTGGTGAGTTCAGAGGCCTCATGCTGGCTCTCAAAGGAGGAGTCGGTTGACTTGATAAGCAGATTCATGTCGGAGGTATATCGACCTTGGAAGCCTTGTTCTTTTCCCATGCCGACATAATCACTAAAATGAGGCTTATAAAGGCTCTTCTTGCGTTTCTCCTCGTAAGAggcttcaacctcttccttAGTCATGCTAGTGACCAACGGATGGTAGCCTTGTGACTCAAGACGCTCTCGAGACTCCTTGGGGCCATAGCGTCGTCGGTTCTCAGGCTTACAGATAGGAGTCACCTTCATGAGAGGTTGGTGAGCATAGTGATGGTTACTGGTTGTAGTGGCCTGAGTCCATCCAGCGTTTGTGTTCCATTCTGAGGTTGTCATAATCGTCGAGTTGACAGGAATGTTACCAGGAACGTTTTGTTTGTTCTTGTTCCGATATCTCGCCTTTGGTTTGCGTCCAGCCATAGTTTGAGGCTTTGCTGTACAAAGAACGGCGAGGTTGTCAAGAAATCTGAGTGAAATGATGTCCAAGAGAATTCCAAGATGCGGTGCCGGTGTTTGGCCTAGGGGAGAAGAGATAAGGGAagagtgaggatgaaaaGAGGAagtgagaaggaggagcaagaagggaagagggagaagagagagagagagagagagagagatgatGGTAGAAGAGAAGATTATACCCCACTCCGAGTGCATAAGAAGGCTATGATTCACTGCCAACTAATCAcccaaggtaaggtacctagctaATAGGAGATTTGTGAAAGTTGTTTGCAGCGCGAGTGGAGGTgcagaaagagaaaggctGTGGAGTGTGGCTCAGACACGTTACCACAAAACGAACTCCTGGCACGGGAGCAAGAGTACAAACGGCCAAGTGCACTTGCACTGCTGGCCAATTGTCAGGCTTTTTTAGACGATTTAGCTCAATAGAGTACAATAGAGAGTTGTAGACAATGGAAGTAATTTTAGCGGATCTCAGAGTCTAAACGAGACATCAGACGAAACAAGGGGTGTGATGTAACTCAGCCACTGTAGGCATTCTATCATATATGCATCTACAAAAGTCGTATTCTCGGCTTCTCTGGCGTCACAATGTGCGTGTGATGCTGTTTTGTAGTGCTAGCGCTGTAGAACCATCGTCCGTGATCCAATACATCCCCTAAATCTCAGGGTATGGCTTAGGGGGCTCGGCAGGTAGCAAGCATTAAGGTTCTTTCAGCACCGTCTCTAGCTCCATATACCCTCTGAATAAATCTCTAAACGCTGATGTTAAGTTTTCATTTCTTCAGGCCCCAAAAATGCACGAACATGTAAAGGACCTTGAAGCACTGGGTGATGGTTCATGTGCTGTTCACCCCATCTTGTGAACATGGTGACCTGCATCGACGGACTGTCCACTGTACACCCCACTGGTTCAAATGTTCTGCAACAAACAGCAGAAATAATCATCTCGTACTGCACCGCAGCATTATTCATCCTGTCAACTTGTGTCTTTCCCATCAAACGTGGAAAAGGGGTTAGCCCCAGACTCGAATTCTCGGTCGACATGCAACCGCAAAACCCCTTATAGAATACAAACATCGAATCTCTACAAGGAAACGATCCCAAGAACATATTTTAGGTCTTTATTTCCTTCACGAATAGTACTTGACTTCAGAAATGCACTATAAGTCCTGAGTCGGGGTTAGAAAGCTAAGAACAGGCACATGGGGTCTTCAAACATCGGTTGGTAGTTGAGAGATTCCCTTTTCTCGATTGACTCCTGTCATAAGACTACCATGATAAAACTATTTCTAATTTTATCCAGAGTCTCTAAGTT
This region includes:
- a CDS encoding hypothetical protein (EggNog:ENOG41) — translated: MAGRKPKARYRNKNKQNVPGNIPVNSTIMTTSEWNTNAGWTQATTTSNHHYAHQPLMKVTPICKPENRRRYGPKESRERLESQGYHPLVTSMTKEEVEASYEEKRKKSLYKPHFSDYVGMGKEQGFQGRYTSDMNLLIKSTDSSFESQHEASELTKEVFDGTHPQGLLIAQQLASLGIKHLEKLALARPQEWDALSKGMAIWDFTTNKFHSKPSGHVFLCLFPKISQGAFIKSPAHQESRTHEERIRKEIIDLINWIYSKCGPTERPAWHPDEKLTQAEGLSPEVLRCLNRGTKPPQVVINMARSIPDISNLEDMMRDYVDQPEYLDYRMSKPVALKNMFGLLTSIFNRRTNIRVLHFQKTPLLDRRLLACILRACPHITTLGIYQCPLIHFGDIICLLDLIHEVNLKRSSQSLPLVEALDFYPLYQAGMPFKVPAAEKLTRAEKQRGMEPAARETHGYGITWTYMNLEVVQRGVFGIILKTVLKARKMGIRLLMDKDAAFMKYLSDIPMLPGIIFQFLDGLYRYLDLKETGSEDHTAMRRAKYDMILAVRTGLESPYRNTLDPSYDDTGKLTSLFCRSCGYKMLDIFFCPQWVRNRQDPQDCAGCTLQGLLDHQSDHQKHHDINLMGPFLEKDWDPKGFNVDAPVHADGQELLSLHTRKTTNDLPVMALLPNGDFDQPPLQEQLICEHKKNNDCLQGLPTLQDMLLQKDTHKEDAKNHALNVDTCRALSIIMNYTDSELAKLDENQGVGGHFCQGQGWRPLVGGFRDPKKSHTFDSATKAAQELKVRAEIAEGRRPKQDAAGFW